A genomic stretch from Poecile atricapillus isolate bPoeAtr1 chromosome 10, bPoeAtr1.hap1, whole genome shotgun sequence includes:
- the PSMD7 gene encoding 26S proteasome non-ATPase regulatory subunit 7 — MPELAVDRVVVHPLVLLSVVDHFNRIGKVGNQKRVVGVLLGSWQKKILDVSNSFAVPFDEDDKDDTVWFLDHDYLENMYGMFKKVNARERIVGWYHTGPKLHKNDIAINELMKRYCPNSVLVIIDVKPKDLGLPTEAYISVEEVHDDGTPTSKTFEHVTSEIGAEEAEEVGVEHLLRDIKDTTVGTLSQRITNQVHGLKGLNSKLLDVRSYLEKVALGKLPINHQIIYHLQDVFNLLPDVNLQEFVKAFYLKTNDQMVVVYLASLIRSVVALHNLINNKIANRDAEKKEGQEKEESKKERKDEKEKDKEKSDGKKEEKKEKK; from the exons ATGCCGGAGCTGGCCGTGGACAGGGTGGTCGTGCACCCGCTGGTGCTGCTCAGCGTCGTCGATCACTTCAACAG AATAGGAAAAGTGGGAAATCAGAAGCGAGTGGTTGGAGTGctgctgggctcctggcagAAGAAGATCCTGGATGTGTCCAACAGCTTTGCAG TACCTTTTGATGAGGATGACAAGGATGATACTGTGTGGTTCCTGGACCATGACTATCTGGAGAACATGTATGGAATGTTTAAGAAGGTCAATG CCAGAGAAAGAATCGTGGGGTGGTACCACACGGGCCCAAAGCTGCACAAGAATGACATCGCCATCAACGAATTGATGAAGAGATACTGCCCCAACTCT GTGCTGGTGATCATTGACGTGAAGCCAAAGgacctggggctgcccacagaAGCCTACATCTCGGTGGAGGAGGTCCATGAT GATGGCACCCCGACCTCCAAGACCTTTGAGCACGTGACGAGTGAGATCGGTGCCGAGGAGGCCGAGGAAGTGGGTGTGGAGCATCTGCTGAG GGACATCAAGGACACCACGGTGGGCACGCTATCCCAGCGGATCACAAACCAGGTCCATGGCTTGAAGGGACTGAACTCCAAGCTTCTGGACGTCAGGAGCTACCTAGAGAAAGTAGCCCTGGGCAAACTCCCCATCAACCACCAGATCATCTACCACCTCCAGGACGTCTTCAACCTGCTCCCAGACGTGAACCTGCAGGAGTTTGTCAAGGCCTTTTACCTGAAGACCAATGACCAGATGGTGGTGGTGTACCTGGCCTCGCTCATCCGCTCCGTTGTGGCCCTGCACAACCTCATCAACAACAAGATTGCCAACAGGGATGCAGAGAAGaaggaaggacaggaaaaagaagaaagtaaaaaggagaggaaagatgAGAAGGAGAAAGACAAGGAGAAGAGTGATGgcaagaaagaggagaaaaaggagaaaaagtaa